A window of Bacteroidota bacterium contains these coding sequences:
- a CDS encoding DUF2459 domain-containing protein codes for MRKIMLKAAWLFTDLLALPLAYFCYAFIASAIPVNASHVQPETGITIYIHSNGFHTDLILPVEETTTQTNWLELFDDSLLQRKHRNAKWMAAGWGDEGFYLDSYNNTFPGFGTCCNALLVPSPSLLHVAFYEHGFSRTARCRPVKLRTNEYALFCKFIRQTFVCNAQGRAHPISSPGYWEYDYFFRANGSYHLFQTCNDWTNDCLKSSGLKAPLKAPFDRFVLQYY; via the coding sequence ATGCGAAAAATAATGCTTAAAGCGGCATGGCTGTTTACTGATTTGCTTGCCTTGCCGCTGGCTTATTTCTGTTATGCGTTTATCGCATCAGCTATTCCTGTTAATGCTTCGCACGTTCAGCCCGAAACAGGTATAACCATTTACATTCACAGCAACGGCTTTCATACCGATCTTATTCTGCCGGTTGAAGAAACCACCACGCAAACCAATTGGCTCGAACTGTTTGACGATTCGCTGCTGCAACGCAAACACCGCAATGCAAAATGGATGGCTGCAGGCTGGGGCGATGAAGGCTTTTACCTTGATTCGTATAACAATACATTTCCCGGTTTTGGTACTTGCTGCAATGCGTTGCTCGTGCCCTCGCCTTCGTTGCTGCACGTAGCGTTTTATGAGCATGGTTTTTCACGAACCGCGCGCTGCCGGCCGGTAAAACTTCGCACAAATGAATACGCGCTGTTTTGTAAATTTATCCGGCAAACCTTCGTGTGCAATGCGCAGGGGCGTGCTCATCCCATTTCATCGCCCGGTTATTGGGAATATGATTATTTCTTTCGGGCCAATGGAAGCTATCATCTTTTTCAAACCTGCAACGACTGGACAAACGATTGTTTGAAAAGCAGTGGTTTGAAAGCTCCGCTCAAAGCACCTTTTGACAGGTTTGTTCTTCAGTACTATTAA
- a CDS encoding nuclear transport factor 2 family protein, which produces MKYIFRFIPVLALFLLSFSPDQTKSDEEQIKQVVNSFMHCFEVKDSAAFYSLFHEDPVVWVGITKENTLMKYRKKNPKEPDFFSDSYQTFYSSITPQEKEAEKFYNLVIHHDECIASVTFDYSFWKNGKPLNWGKESWALIKVNGQWKITSVVFSYEEENVRKEKKGMALKGDEEAELRKVIDEFADCMVKKDSARFCKLFHEDPVTWVGVYKAKSYAKKLEKDSALSQWYSNGYRSFAHSLTKKNPVEEKFENINITYDENLAAITFDYSYWAAGTKRNWGKESWILIKTNGQWKITSVIYSVEYESVTPEPRR; this is translated from the coding sequence ATGAAATACATATTTCGGTTCATTCCGGTACTTGCACTTTTTCTGCTTTCATTTTCTCCCGATCAGACAAAGAGCGACGAAGAACAAATTAAACAGGTTGTAAACTCATTTATGCATTGTTTTGAAGTAAAAGACAGCGCCGCATTTTATTCTCTTTTTCACGAAGATCCGGTAGTATGGGTTGGAATTACAAAGGAGAATACACTGATGAAATACAGAAAGAAAAATCCGAAAGAACCTGATTTCTTTTCTGACAGTTATCAAACCTTCTATAGTTCAATCACACCTCAGGAAAAAGAAGCTGAGAAATTTTACAATCTGGTTATTCATCATGATGAATGTATTGCCTCGGTTACGTTTGATTACAGTTTCTGGAAGAACGGTAAGCCGTTAAATTGGGGGAAAGAAAGCTGGGCATTAATTAAAGTAAATGGTCAGTGGAAAATTACAAGTGTTGTATTTTCATACGAGGAGGAAAATGTGAGAAAGGAGAAGAAGGGGATGGCGCTGAAAGGGGATGAAGAAGCAGAACTCCGTAAAGTGATTGATGAGTTTGCTGATTGTATGGTAAAGAAAGACAGTGCGCGTTTTTGCAAACTTTTTCACGAAGATCCTGTTACCTGGGTGGGTGTATATAAAGCGAAATCATACGCTAAAAAATTAGAGAAGGACAGCGCCCTGAGTCAATGGTACAGTAATGGTTATCGTTCCTTTGCACATTCATTAACCAAAAAAAATCCCGTTGAAGAGAAATTTGAAAACATCAATATTACATACGATGAAAATCTTGCAGCCATCACCTTCGATTACAGTTACTGGGCTGCCGGCACAAAACGTAACTGGGGAAAAGAAAGCTGGATACTGATTAAAACCAACGGCCAATGGAAAATTACCAGCGTAATTTACTCAGTAGAATATGAATCCGTTACACCTGAACCCCGGCGATAA
- a CDS encoding response regulator transcription factor produces MKVLIVDDERLARQELKSLLSSYPGIEIAGECGDAVSAIETIQQLKPDVVFLDIQMPGKNGFELLEEISFVPEVVFVTAHDEYAIRAFEVSALDYLLKPVQPARLSDTIRKLTSRLHENSNAPERNNVLNETDQVFVKDGEKCWFVKLGDVRLFESEGNYVRIYFNNYKPLILRSLNYLDERLSTKVFFRASRKHIINLHWVEGIENWFNGGLLVKLKGGEQVEISRRQAVKLKEMMSL; encoded by the coding sequence ATGAAAGTATTAATTGTTGACGATGAACGCCTCGCGCGTCAGGAACTGAAAAGCCTGCTCAGTTCTTATCCCGGAATTGAAATTGCCGGCGAATGCGGCGATGCGGTGTCCGCAATAGAAACCATTCAGCAGCTTAAACCCGATGTGGTTTTCCTCGACATACAAATGCCCGGCAAAAACGGTTTTGAACTGCTCGAAGAAATTTCATTTGTGCCCGAAGTCGTTTTCGTTACCGCACATGATGAGTATGCCATACGCGCTTTTGAAGTAAGCGCACTCGATTACCTGCTCAAACCCGTGCAACCCGCACGTTTGTCAGACACAATCCGCAAACTCACCTCGCGTCTGCACGAAAACAGCAACGCGCCCGAAAGAAACAATGTGCTTAACGAAACCGATCAGGTATTTGTAAAAGACGGTGAGAAATGCTGGTTTGTAAAACTCGGCGATGTACGCTTGTTTGAGTCGGAAGGAAACTATGTGCGCATCTATTTCAACAACTATAAGCCACTCATCCTCCGCTCACTCAACTACCTCGATGAACGGTTGAGTACAAAGGTTTTCTTCCGTGCCAGCCGAAAGCACATCATCAACCTGCACTGGGTGGAAGGTATTGAAAACTGGTTCAACGGCGGGCTCCTCGTAAAACTGAAAGGTGGTGAGCAGGTTGAAATTTCGCGCCGTCAGGCCGTGAAACTGAAGGAAATGATGAGTTTGTAA